GGACGAGGCCTGGTTTGATGCCGTGAAGCAGAAGGCGACACCGGCCCAGCTGTATACCTTTCTGTACGCCATGCCGAAGGGCGGTGACCTGCATGATCACCTGACCGGCGCCGGCCGTTCGGAATGGTGGTGGGCGGCGGCGCTGGCCCAGGAGACCCATGGTTACACCTATTACACCAAGGTTCGGATCAACAACTGTGCCCCCTTCGATGTGAACGAGTATGGTCGCGCACCGTATCTCCTGCTGTTCCGCAATCTTCAGGAATCCCATTACAAGCAACTCAGTGCCTGCGAACAGGGCGAATTCAAGCGTCTGCAGGATCTGACTCCGGCCGAGAAGACGGGCTGGCTGAACAGCATTCGCCTGAACAAACCCTATGAGGGTCGCGACGAATTCTTCGGCGCACACTGGCAGCGGCTGAACGACATCACCCGCAACCCGTACATCATCAGCGACATCCTGCTGGACAACATGCGGGCCTTCGGCCGGGAAGGGCTGATCTATCTCGAGATGATGAACGGGTCGATGGGGTTCCTGAAACCCGATGGCAGTCCCATCCCGCCGGACGACGTCGTGGCCCTGTACCGCAAGATCCTGGCTTCGCCCGAGGCGAAGGCGACGGGCGTGACCGTTCGGTTCCAGACCTCCGTGCTGCGGTTTGCGCCCACGGCAGAACAACAGCTACGGGCCGAATATGCCTTTGTCGACAAGCATCGCGACCTGTACGTCGGCATCAATTTCGTCGGGCGCGAGGATAACGGCAAGGGCTATCCGCTGCGCTTCCTGTCCACTTTGCGCGATCTGCGCCGGCAGTATCCCGCGATCAATCTGGCGATCCACGCCGGGGAAGAGGATCAGCCCGACCATCATGTGCGCGATTCCCTGTTGTTGGGCGCGAAGCGGATCGGTCATGGCGTGAACCTCATCGAGGATCCGCAGACCATGCTGCTGATGCGCGACAACCACTTCATGGTCGAGATCAACCTGATCAGCAACCTGCTGCTCGAATACGTGCCCGACTTCGCGCATCACCCGTTCCCCGAGTATCTGCGCATCGGCATTCCGGTGGCGCTCTCCACGGACGACCGGGGCATGTGGGATTCGAACCTGACGGACGAGTTCTACGTGGCCGTGACCAACTTCAACCTGTCCTGGCACGAGATCGTGACGCTGGGGCGCAATTCGATCCAGTACGCCTTCGTGGATGCGGCGACCAAGCAGAAACTCCTGAAGGAATACGACCAGCGCATCGCCCGATTCGAGTCCGAGTTCAAGCGCAAGGGCTGGGCGGCCTTCAAGGACGTGCATCCGGTGAACTATTCCTTTGCCTGCAAGCACTTCAAGCTGTGTTTCCCACCCAAGGATCCGGCGGCGCCGACCGACTCGCCTCAGACCAATCTGCCCGCCGCCTTGCCGCATGATTTTGCGGTGACGAATTAGGGTTGAGGCGCGGCGAATGAACGATCAAGGTCAACAAAATCAGGGATATGGCATTCGGTCCAGGGGGCTGGTCGGGCTGATGCTGGCCATGGTGTCGGTGTTTTCGCCGCCACTGCTTGCCGCTCCGACCCAGTCCTCGACGGCGGAGGACCGTGTCCAGACGCTGATCGATTCGCTGGGATTGCAACACCTGAATGCGGAGTCGGGCATGTATTCGGTCGCGCGCGTCTCGGATCTCCAGGTCACCGCATCGGATGGCCAATCGCCAGCCAGCAATGCGATCTATTTCATGCTGACGCCCAAATATCGCGTCAATTACCTGCATTGGCTGTATTCCGACGACTACCAGACCCTGATCGAGGGAGGACCGGCCGATTACTACCTGTTCTATGCCGATGGTCACGTCGCCAAGTACACCATGGGACGCGATCTGGCGAAGGGACAGGTGCTCATGGTCCCCTGTCCGGCGGGTACCGCCAAGGCCATCGTGCTGCACAAGGAGGCGAAGTACCTGCTGGTCAGTTCCGTGCTGTCGCCGGCCTGGAGTCCACAGCGCGCACGCATCGGAGCCGACTACGCCTTCCTCAAGAAGTATGGGAGCAAGGCCGACTGGGCGACACCGGGGTTTCTGACGTTCCTGATCGGACCGAATTTCGCCCATACGATCGGTGCGGACAACAAGGGGTTTTCGCTGGACGTTGACGGCAACGAGCAACTGCTCTGGAAAGGCATGCAGCTCTCGGAGAAGCAGGTGCGCGTGGAACTGAAGAAGATGGCGGCTGCCGATCCGAATCGCGTCCTGACGATTACGTTTCTGGGCGAGGCTGCCCGCGCCGTGGCGATGAAGATGCAACGGATAGCGCATGAAATCGGGGTTCGTCAGGTGAAGATCCTGCCGGCCCACGATCATTGAGCGGCATTGACCATCAGGCGTGCATACCAAATGAATTCGTGCACTGGGGCGCTGATTGTGGAGTGTGATGAGTGATGAATAGGCGAGTCTTGTTGCGTGGATTGATCCTGGTGGTCAGTGTCTGGCTGGCAACGGCCCAGGCTGAGGGGCTGGCTTCGGATCAGAAATCCGATTCGGCCATGGATCCGACCTTAAATCCGACCAAGGTCCCGCTGCGACCCAAGCTGGTCGTGGTGACCTATTTCGAGATCGGCAAGGATACGGGCGACAAGCCCGGCGAACTGCAGCACTGGGTG
The Halothiobacillus diazotrophicus DNA segment above includes these coding regions:
- a CDS encoding adenosine deaminase family protein; protein product: MFKRQSWIVVFVLCLQWVVGPAAWAVGDEAWFDAVKQKATPAQLYTFLYAMPKGGDLHDHLTGAGRSEWWWAAALAQETHGYTYYTKVRINNCAPFDVNEYGRAPYLLLFRNLQESHYKQLSACEQGEFKRLQDLTPAEKTGWLNSIRLNKPYEGRDEFFGAHWQRLNDITRNPYIISDILLDNMRAFGREGLIYLEMMNGSMGFLKPDGSPIPPDDVVALYRKILASPEAKATGVTVRFQTSVLRFAPTAEQQLRAEYAFVDKHRDLYVGINFVGREDNGKGYPLRFLSTLRDLRRQYPAINLAIHAGEEDQPDHHVRDSLLLGAKRIGHGVNLIEDPQTMLLMRDNHFMVEINLISNLLLEYVPDFAHHPFPEYLRIGIPVALSTDDRGMWDSNLTDEFYVAVTNFNLSWHEIVTLGRNSIQYAFVDAATKQKLLKEYDQRIARFESEFKRKGWAAFKDVHPVNYSFACKHFKLCFPPKDPAAPTDSPQTNLPAALPHDFAVTN
- a CDS encoding cupin domain-containing protein, coding for MNDQGQQNQGYGIRSRGLVGLMLAMVSVFSPPLLAAPTQSSTAEDRVQTLIDSLGLQHLNAESGMYSVARVSDLQVTASDGQSPASNAIYFMLTPKYRVNYLHWLYSDDYQTLIEGGPADYYLFYADGHVAKYTMGRDLAKGQVLMVPCPAGTAKAIVLHKEAKYLLVSSVLSPAWSPQRARIGADYAFLKKYGSKADWATPGFLTFLIGPNFAHTIGADNKGFSLDVDGNEQLLWKGMQLSEKQVRVELKKMAAADPNRVLTITFLGEAARAVAMKMQRIAHEIGVRQVKILPAHDH